In a genomic window of Thiovulum sp. ES:
- a CDS encoding 7TM-containing protein possibly involved in signal transduction,histidine kinase (PFAM: 7TM diverse intracellular signalling; Histidine kinase-, DNA gyrase B-, and HSP90-like ATPase; 7TMR-DISM extracellular 2), producing the protein MKYILAILLLSTSLFSETFYIKDNFQKSTTASFTEFIKDENRSFSPHQILQLENLHKTENITFIGINRGLYWSRTIFQNISKEPQEFILYNILPEMDFINIYVFRNGNLIENIESGELGKDRETRLGQIKLNLEIGEKLTVVASYENFFLYEIGWTIISLNDFINQENWKLMAFGFFVGAGIVLSIVSLLMFILFRDVSYIFPIIYSNLNLVFHYGFYGLGYQLTSYLSAETISLITWLVPVIITAIDLLYIYFLFDLKHKYEEVSRLIFFLSGIVFLSAIHTAIIYNHGTDYIIVLSANILTFSASLGMLGIGGFGIYLYLKEGGVVKIYFIIAQVIIAIAFAIFTFSFHGIGDFNEEIQYIFPIVSEIYIVFILLAQYTKTKTSIDELKQKKEFILRQSHFSAIGQTIGYVSHQWKSPMTSMGASVSLLETMYRHQKDKFNEHFETQLPKMKESLSFMKGTIDEFTTYFSPNLNDDNVLDLNKTLKNILNILDEKILLKNVKIATNVSHDVKILKSYDHIFSNIFIVFINNSIDEFKADGENRISISVFKNEKGIILVDYLDNAGGIKAKPIESVFEYFVSSKKSGQGLGLPIAKMLVEERLNGKISVQNRDGGANFTVEAKI; encoded by the coding sequence ATGAAATACATATTGGCTATTTTACTTCTCTCAACTTCACTATTTTCAGAAACTTTTTATATCAAAGACAATTTTCAGAAAAGCACAACAGCCTCTTTTACAGAATTTATAAAAGATGAAAATCGCTCTTTTTCACCTCATCAGATATTGCAATTAGAGAATTTACACAAAACAGAAAATATTACTTTTATTGGAATTAACAGAGGTCTCTATTGGAGTCGGACGATTTTCCAAAACATCTCAAAAGAACCACAAGAATTTATTCTTTACAATATTTTGCCAGAAATGGATTTTATAAATATTTATGTTTTTAGAAACGGAAATCTTATTGAAAATATCGAAAGTGGCGAACTTGGAAAAGATCGAGAAACTCGTTTGGGACAAATAAAACTAAATTTAGAAATTGGTGAAAAACTTACAGTTGTTGCATCATATGAAAATTTCTTTCTTTATGAAATTGGTTGGACAATTATAAGTTTAAATGATTTTATAAATCAGGAAAATTGGAAATTGATGGCATTCGGTTTTTTTGTCGGTGCGGGAATTGTTTTATCAATTGTGAGTCTTTTGATGTTTATTCTTTTTCGAGATGTTTCATATATTTTTCCAATTATTTATTCAAACCTAAATCTTGTTTTTCATTACGGTTTCTATGGTTTAGGCTATCAACTAACGAGTTATTTAAGTGCGGAAACAATTTCGTTAATTACTTGGCTTGTTCCTGTAATAATAACCGCGATTGATTTGCTTTATATCTATTTTCTATTTGATTTAAAACATAAATACGAAGAGGTTTCAAGACTAATATTTTTCTTGTCTGGAATAGTTTTTCTATCCGCTATTCACACTGCAATAATTTACAATCACGGCACAGATTACATTATAGTTTTATCTGCAAATATTTTGACATTTTCAGCCTCACTTGGAATGCTCGGAATTGGTGGATTTGGAATCTATCTCTATTTAAAAGAGGGTGGAGTAGTAAAAATATATTTTATTATCGCACAAGTAATTATTGCGATTGCATTTGCCATTTTTACTTTTTCATTTCACGGAATTGGAGATTTTAATGAAGAAATCCAATATATTTTTCCAATCGTTTCCGAAATTTACATCGTATTTATTCTTCTTGCACAATATACAAAAACAAAAACTTCGATAGATGAATTAAAGCAAAAAAAGGAGTTTATTTTGCGACAATCTCATTTTAGTGCAATTGGTCAGACAATTGGGTATGTTTCTCACCAATGGAAAAGTCCGATGACTTCAATGGGTGCTTCAGTCTCACTTTTGGAAACAATGTACAGACACCAAAAAGATAAATTTAATGAACATTTTGAAACACAACTTCCAAAAATGAAAGAGTCCCTCTCTTTTATGAAAGGAACGATTGACGAATTCACAACTTATTTTTCACCGAACTTAAATGATGACAATGTTCTGGATTTAAATAAAACACTTAAAAATATTCTCAATATTCTTGACGAAAAAATCTTACTCAAAAATGTAAAAATCGCAACAAATGTGAGCCATGATGTAAAAATTCTAAAAAGCTATGACCATATTTTTTCAAATATTTTTATTGTTTTTATAAATAACTCTATTGACGAATTTAAAGCAGATGGTGAAAACAGAATTTCAATTTCAGTCTTTAAAAACGAAAAAGGAATAATTTTAGTTGATTATTTAGATAATGCAGGAGGAATAAAAGCAAAACCAATTGAATCGGTCTTTGAATATTTTGTATCGAGTAAGAAAAGCGGTCAAGGTCTTGGTTTGCCAATTGCAAAAATGCTTGTCGAAGAAAGATTAAACGGAAAAATTTCAGTTCAAAACAGAGATGGAGGAGCAAACTTTACCGTCGAAGCAAAAATTTGA